A window of Chlorocebus sabaeus isolate Y175 chromosome 14, mChlSab1.0.hap1, whole genome shotgun sequence contains these coding sequences:
- the VAX2 gene encoding ventral anterior homeobox 2, with protein sequence MGDGGAERDRGPARRAESAGGGGRGGDRGGAEDLRADGGGHSPTEVAGTSASSPAGSRESGADSDGQPGPGEADHCRRILVRDAKGTIREIVLPKGLDLDRPKRTRTSFTAEQLYRLEMEFQRCQYVVGRERTELARQLNLSETQVKVWFQNRRTKQKKDQSRDLEKRASSSASEAFATSNILRLLEQGRLLSVPRAPSLLALTPSLPGLPASHRGTSLGDPRNSSPRLNPLPSASASPPLPPPLPAVCFSSAPLLDLPAGYELGSSAFEPYSWLERKVGSAGSGKKANT encoded by the exons ATGGGCGATGGGGGCGCCGAGCGCGACCGGGGCCCCGCGCGCCGGGCGGAGTCTGCTGGCGGCGGTGGGCGCGGCGGGGACCGCGGCGGAGCGGAGGACTTGCGAGCTGATGGCGGTGGCCACAGCCCAACGGAGGTGGCCGGGACCTCAGCCTCCAGTCCCGCAGGCTCCAGGGAGAGCGGAGCCGACAGCGACGGGCAGCCCGGGCCCGGCGAGGCAGACCACTGCCGCCGCATCCTGGTGCGAG ATGCCAAGGGGACAATTCGGGAAATTGTCCTGCCTAAGGGCCTGGACCTGGACCGACCCAAGCGGACACGTACATCCTTCACTGCCGAGCAGCTGTACCGCCTGGAGATGGAGTTCCAGCGCTGCCAGTACGTGGTGGGCCGCGAGCGCACTGAGCTGGCCCGCCAGTTGAACCTCTCCGAGACGCAG gtGAAGGTCTGGTTCCAGAACCGCCgcaccaagcagaagaaagaccaGAGCAGAGACCTGGAGAAGCGGGcgtcctcctcagcctccgagGCCTTTGCCACCTCCAACATTCTGCGGCTACTGGAGCAGGGCCGGCTGCTCTCTGTGCCCAGGGCCCCCAGCCTCCTGGCGCTGACCCCTAGCCTGCCAGGCCTACCTGCCAGCCACAGGGGCACCTCCTTAGGTGACCCCAGGAACTCCTCCCCACGCCTCAACCCGCTGCCCTCGGCCTCGGCTTCCCCCCCGCTGCCGCCCCCTCTGCCAGCTGTCTGCTTTTCCTCAGCCCCACTGCTGGACCTGCCTGCCGGCTACGAACTGGGTTCCTCGGCCTTCGAGCCATACAGCTGGCTAGAACGGAAAGTGGGCAGCGCTGGCAGCGGCAAGAAAGCTAACACTTAA